In Paralcaligenes sp. KSB-10, the following are encoded in one genomic region:
- a CDS encoding YciI family protein, protein MPYLIETFDKPHASALRQALRDNHLDFLEDHKELLVACGAKLDDDGIAASGSVYIVDVDTREQAEQFIAEDPYSKGHLSERTVITRWRKAYLDGKSYL, encoded by the coding sequence ATGCCGTATCTTATAGAAACCTTCGATAAACCCCATGCGTCGGCCTTGCGCCAGGCCTTGCGCGATAATCATCTGGATTTCCTGGAGGATCACAAGGAGTTGCTGGTAGCCTGCGGCGCCAAGCTGGATGATGACGGTATCGCGGCTTCAGGAAGCGTTTACATCGTCGATGTCGATACGCGAGAACAAGCCGAACAGTTCATTGCCGAAGATCCGTATTCAAAGGGCCATTTGTCTGAGCGCACCGTGATTACACGCTGGCGCAAGGCGTATCTGGATGGCAAGAGCTATCTGTGA
- a CDS encoding SDR family oxidoreductase: MNPTTKVALVTGAGSGIGKCIALALMGDGYSLVLAGRRTAPLETVAQEGRASGAQSLVVSADVSDPASVRALFARTKETFGRLDLLFNNAGIFAPEASLEDLSYEQWKSAVDINLTGSFLCTQEAFKLMKDQQPRGGRIINNGSISAHCPRPHAVSYTATKHAITGLTKATSLDGRKYDIACGQIDIGNAATNLTEKIGKGVLQANGTVAAEPTMDVQHVARAVLYMASLPLDANVQFMTVMATKMPFIGRG; the protein is encoded by the coding sequence ATGAATCCCACCACGAAGGTCGCACTCGTTACGGGTGCCGGTTCAGGAATAGGAAAATGCATTGCCCTGGCCCTGATGGGCGACGGCTATTCGCTGGTCCTGGCCGGACGCCGCACAGCGCCGCTCGAGACCGTGGCGCAGGAAGGGCGGGCATCCGGCGCGCAATCCCTGGTTGTCAGCGCCGACGTCAGCGACCCGGCTTCGGTCCGGGCGCTGTTTGCACGCACCAAAGAAACATTTGGCCGGCTCGATCTGCTGTTCAATAATGCGGGAATTTTCGCGCCCGAGGCCTCGCTCGAAGATCTCAGCTACGAGCAATGGAAGTCCGCGGTCGACATCAATCTGACCGGCTCATTCCTGTGCACGCAGGAAGCCTTCAAGCTGATGAAAGATCAGCAGCCGCGCGGCGGGCGCATCATCAATAACGGCTCCATCTCGGCACACTGCCCGCGGCCTCATGCGGTTTCCTACACCGCCACCAAACACGCCATTACCGGCCTGACCAAGGCAACATCGCTCGATGGACGCAAATACGATATTGCCTGCGGCCAGATAGATATCGGCAATGCGGCCACCAACCTGACCGAAAAAATCGGCAAGGGTGTCCTGCAGGCCAACGGCACGGTTGCCGCGGAACCGACCATGGATGTGCAGCATGTGGCTCGCGCGGTTCTGTATATGGCCAGCCTGCCGCTCGATGCCAATGTCCAGTTCATGACTGTCATGGCCACCAAAATGCCTTTCATCGGACGCGGCTGA
- a CDS encoding FadR/GntR family transcriptional regulator — MPIKAIETQRLYRQISDQLRSLILAGEFPVGSRLPAERDLSVQLGVSRPSLREALIALEVQGYIQVHMGSGIYVCEPPSPSTEQFDLSSEEGPLELIRARALLEGEVAATAAKTGRKPQFDAIAEAIDMMVAEAEAGATPIEADRLFHVRIAEATGNSVLVDVVKRLFDFRLGPLFDQLHSHFETAEVWSEAIAEHRKILKALRSRNSDLARGAMQEHMGIAFKRLSSSLTRAQKRPAASRNGKGNKT, encoded by the coding sequence ATGCCCATCAAAGCCATTGAAACGCAACGGCTCTATCGCCAGATCAGCGACCAGCTTCGGTCGCTGATCCTTGCCGGTGAGTTTCCGGTAGGCTCGCGCCTGCCGGCCGAGCGCGATTTATCCGTGCAATTGGGCGTCAGCCGCCCCTCCTTGCGCGAAGCCCTGATTGCGCTCGAGGTTCAGGGATATATCCAGGTTCACATGGGTTCCGGCATCTATGTTTGCGAGCCGCCGTCGCCCTCCACGGAACAGTTCGACCTGTCCAGCGAGGAAGGCCCCCTGGAACTGATACGCGCCCGGGCGCTGCTTGAAGGCGAGGTTGCCGCCACAGCCGCCAAGACAGGGCGCAAGCCACAGTTCGATGCCATAGCCGAGGCCATCGACATGATGGTTGCCGAAGCCGAGGCAGGCGCCACGCCCATCGAGGCAGACCGGCTGTTTCATGTGCGTATTGCCGAAGCAACCGGCAACAGCGTGCTGGTCGACGTCGTCAAGCGCCTTTTCGACTTTCGCCTGGGCCCCTTGTTCGACCAATTGCACAGCCATTTCGAAACCGCCGAGGTCTGGTCCGAAGCCATTGCGGAGCACCGCAAGATCCTGAAAGCGCTGCGCTCCAGGAACTCGGATCTCGCCCGCGGGGCCATGCAGGAACATATGGGAATCGCTTTCAAGCGGCTCAGCTCCAGCCTGACGCGCGCGCAAAAGCGCCCGGCGGCATCGCGCAACGGCAAAGGAAACAAAACATGA
- a CDS encoding Ldh family oxidoreductase: MNTKRFSVDQLQGFSTNLLQAAGMAPEPARAVAETLIEGDLLGHDTHGLALLAPYIKEIRNGTMTTSGQASVVSDRGASLCWDGRRLPGPWLVRQGMQALEPRAREFGSATLVIRRSHHIACLAAYLLRATERGFVMLLASSDPAVASVAPYGGTRAAFTPNPIAAGIPTSGTPFLIDISSSIVTNGLSARLHKAGRLFDQECMLDANGNPSRDPGVLASDPPGTILPLGGLESGHKGFGLALLIEALTGGLAGHGRADPAEGWGATVFLTLYDPEAFGGAADFARQTDWLGEACRNNPPRPGVDAVRMPGDRGIARKAEQTRAGIALHPGIPPALAECAKPYGLEFPAPLDNPEMKS; the protein is encoded by the coding sequence ATGAATACCAAACGTTTTTCCGTCGACCAGCTACAGGGCTTTTCAACAAACCTGCTGCAAGCCGCCGGCATGGCGCCCGAACCCGCCCGCGCCGTGGCCGAAACCCTGATCGAGGGCGATCTGCTGGGCCACGATACGCACGGCCTGGCCCTGCTCGCCCCATACATCAAGGAAATCCGCAACGGCACCATGACCACCTCGGGCCAGGCAAGCGTAGTGTCCGATCGCGGCGCATCGCTGTGCTGGGACGGCCGCCGTTTGCCCGGGCCGTGGCTGGTCAGACAAGGAATGCAGGCCCTCGAGCCGCGGGCGCGCGAATTCGGCAGCGCCACATTGGTAATACGGCGCAGCCACCATATCGCCTGCCTTGCCGCCTACCTGTTGCGCGCCACCGAGCGCGGTTTTGTCATGCTGCTTGCCAGCTCCGACCCCGCGGTCGCCAGCGTTGCTCCGTACGGCGGTACGCGCGCCGCCTTCACACCCAACCCGATTGCCGCCGGTATTCCCACCTCGGGCACGCCCTTTTTGATCGACATTTCGTCTTCAATCGTCACCAATGGGCTTAGCGCGCGCCTGCACAAGGCAGGCCGGCTTTTCGACCAGGAATGCATGCTCGACGCAAACGGCAATCCCAGCCGCGATCCGGGCGTGCTTGCCAGCGATCCACCCGGCACCATACTGCCTTTGGGAGGCCTTGAGTCCGGACATAAGGGCTTTGGGCTGGCACTGCTGATCGAAGCACTTACCGGCGGCCTGGCCGGCCACGGCAGGGCCGATCCCGCCGAGGGATGGGGTGCCACGGTATTCCTGACCCTCTACGACCCCGAGGCATTTGGCGGGGCGGCCGATTTCGCACGCCAGACCGACTGGCTTGGCGAAGCCTGCAGAAACAATCCGCCGCGGCCCGGGGTCGATGCCGTACGCATGCCCGGCGACCGCGGCATTGCCCGTAAGGCCGAACAAACACGCGCAGGTATCGCACTGCATCCCGGCATCCCTCCCGCGCTCGCCGAGTGCGCAAAGCCCTACGGTCTGGAGTTTCCAGCACCGCTCGACAACCCGGAAATGAAGTCTTGA
- a CDS encoding UxaA family hydrolase, producing the protein MVAQEISVPVESIGRLDQAPAAIRLNQNDDVLIATREIKPGTAFDDEHIAASEAIPAGHKIAARAIATGQPVRRYNQIIGFATRDIAAGQHVHLHNLSMHDFERDYAFCADVRPDSKPATALTFNGIVRADGRVATRNYIGVVSSVNCSAGVCRQIADAFRGNALDAFPNVDGIVPITHKTGCGMASNGEGIDVLRRVIAGYIRHPNFAAVLFIGLGCESNQISSLLGAEHLAESATLHTMTIQDTGGTRKTIERGIELLREMLPAANQVSRQPVPISHITVGLQCGGSDGYSGITANPALGAAMDLLVAHGGTAILSETPEIYGAEHLLTRRAVSREVGEKLVDRIHWWERYTERMGGEMNNNPSPGNKAGGLTTILEKSLGAVAKAGTSNLSDVVEYAQPVRSHGLVFMDTPGYDPVSATGQVAGGANVICFTTGRGSVYGCKPTPSLKLATNTSMYRRMSEDMDINCGEILEGGATVQQVGEQIFRRVIEIASGDRSKSELHGFGEDEFAPWVLGATM; encoded by the coding sequence ATGGTGGCACAAGAAATTTCGGTACCGGTCGAATCGATCGGCCGGCTGGATCAGGCGCCTGCGGCAATACGCCTGAACCAAAACGACGACGTGTTGATTGCAACGCGGGAAATCAAGCCAGGCACGGCCTTTGACGACGAGCACATCGCGGCGTCCGAAGCCATTCCCGCCGGCCACAAGATTGCTGCCCGGGCAATTGCCACGGGCCAGCCGGTGCGTCGCTATAACCAGATCATCGGCTTTGCCACGCGCGATATCGCCGCGGGCCAGCACGTGCATTTGCACAACCTTTCCATGCACGACTTCGAGCGCGATTATGCCTTTTGTGCCGATGTGCGCCCCGACAGCAAGCCGGCGACGGCGCTGACTTTCAATGGCATCGTCCGGGCCGATGGCCGGGTTGCCACGCGCAACTATATCGGTGTGGTCAGCAGCGTCAATTGTTCCGCCGGGGTCTGTCGCCAGATTGCCGATGCGTTTCGCGGCAACGCGCTCGATGCCTTTCCGAATGTCGACGGCATTGTTCCGATTACGCATAAAACCGGTTGCGGCATGGCCTCCAACGGCGAGGGCATCGACGTGCTGCGCCGCGTGATCGCCGGCTATATAAGGCATCCGAATTTTGCCGCGGTCCTGTTCATCGGGCTGGGCTGCGAATCGAACCAGATTTCATCGCTGCTGGGTGCCGAGCACCTGGCCGAATCCGCCACCCTGCATACCATGACCATCCAGGACACGGGCGGCACGCGCAAAACCATAGAACGCGGCATCGAGCTGTTGCGCGAGATGCTGCCCGCGGCCAATCAGGTGTCGCGCCAGCCTGTGCCGATCAGCCACATTACCGTGGGCCTGCAGTGCGGCGGCTCCGATGGCTATTCGGGCATTACCGCCAATCCGGCGCTGGGCGCGGCCATGGATCTGCTGGTGGCCCACGGCGGCACGGCAATCCTCAGTGAAACCCCCGAAATTTACGGGGCCGAACATTTGCTGACGCGCCGGGCGGTATCGCGCGAGGTCGGAGAAAAGCTGGTCGACCGTATCCACTGGTGGGAAAGGTACACCGAGCGCATGGGCGGCGAAATGAACAACAATCCCTCGCCCGGCAACAAGGCGGGGGGGCTTACCACCATACTTGAAAAATCGCTGGGAGCGGTTGCGAAGGCCGGCACCAGCAACTTGTCCGATGTGGTCGAGTACGCTCAACCGGTTCGCAGCCACGGCCTGGTGTTCATGGATACTCCGGGCTACGACCCGGTGTCGGCGACAGGCCAGGTAGCGGGCGGCGCCAACGTCATTTGTTTTACCACGGGGCGTGGCTCGGTGTACGGCTGCAAGCCCACGCCTTCGCTGAAGCTGGCAACCAACACCTCCATGTACCGTCGCATGAGCGAAGACATGGACATCAATTGCGGCGAAATTCTGGAAGGCGGCGCCACAGTGCAGCAAGTGGGCGAGCAGATTTTCCGCCGTGTCATCGAGATTGCCTCCGGAGACCGCAGCAAGAGCGAGCTTCACGGATTCGGCGAAGATGAATTCGCGCCATGGGTGTTGGGCGCCACCATGTAG
- a CDS encoding catalase, translating into MKKLTTAAGAPVADNQNIQTAGPRGPALLQDVWLIEKLAHFDREVIPERRMHAKGAGAFGTFKVTHDITKYTKARIFSAVGKETPVLMRFSTVAGERGAADAERDIRGVAMKFYTEEGNWDLVGNNTPVFFMRDPLKFPDLNHAVKRDPRTGMRSAQNNWEFWTGLPEALHQITIVMSDRGIPTGFRNMHLFGSHTFSFLNARNERTWVKFTFKTQQGIKNLSDAQAGELVGRDRESSQRDLYESIEKKDFPRWTLYVQIMPEKEAGTYHLNPFDLTKVWPHKDYPLIEVGVLELNRNPENFFAEIEQAAFNPANVVPGISFSPDKMLQARLFSYGDAQRYRLGVNHHQIPVNAPKCPFHSYHRDGAMRVDGNYGGITGNEPNNQGEWQEQPDFREPPLSLEGAADHWNHRVDEDYFSQPGALFRLMSAKQKKALFENTARAIAGVSKDVQLRHIEHCTKADPAYGAGVKAALGI; encoded by the coding sequence ATGAAAAAGCTTACTACTGCCGCTGGCGCGCCGGTTGCCGACAACCAGAACATCCAGACTGCCGGGCCCCGGGGGCCGGCTTTATTGCAAGACGTGTGGCTAATCGAAAAGCTTGCCCATTTCGACCGGGAAGTCATTCCCGAACGACGCATGCACGCCAAGGGCGCGGGCGCGTTCGGCACATTCAAGGTCACCCACGACATCACCAAGTACACCAAGGCCAGGATTTTCTCGGCGGTCGGAAAAGAAACCCCCGTGCTCATGCGATTCTCCACTGTGGCGGGCGAGCGCGGCGCGGCGGATGCGGAGCGCGATATTCGCGGCGTCGCCATGAAGTTCTACACGGAAGAAGGCAACTGGGACCTGGTCGGCAACAACACGCCGGTTTTCTTCATGCGCGATCCGCTAAAGTTTCCCGACCTGAACCACGCGGTCAAGCGCGACCCCAGGACCGGCATGCGCAGCGCCCAGAACAACTGGGAATTCTGGACCGGCCTGCCCGAAGCCCTTCACCAAATCACCATCGTCATGAGCGATCGCGGAATCCCCACCGGATTCCGCAACATGCATCTGTTTGGAAGCCATACTTTCAGTTTTCTCAATGCCAGGAACGAGCGGACCTGGGTCAAGTTCACCTTCAAGACGCAGCAGGGCATCAAGAATCTTAGCGATGCGCAAGCGGGCGAGCTGGTGGGGCGCGACCGCGAAAGCTCGCAACGCGATCTGTACGAAAGCATCGAGAAAAAAGACTTTCCCCGCTGGACCCTATACGTACAGATCATGCCCGAAAAAGAGGCCGGCACCTATCACCTCAACCCCTTCGACCTGACCAAAGTCTGGCCGCATAAAGACTACCCGCTTATCGAGGTTGGCGTACTGGAACTGAATCGCAACCCCGAGAACTTCTTTGCCGAAATCGAGCAGGCGGCCTTCAACCCGGCCAACGTGGTGCCCGGCATCAGTTTCTCGCCCGACAAAATGCTGCAGGCCCGCCTGTTTTCGTACGGCGACGCACAACGTTATCGCCTTGGGGTGAATCATCATCAAATTCCGGTCAACGCGCCGAAATGCCCCTTCCACAGCTATCACCGCGATGGCGCCATGCGCGTCGACGGCAATTACGGCGGTATCACAGGAAACGAGCCAAACAACCAGGGCGAATGGCAAGAGCAGCCCGATTTCCGCGAACCGCCGCTGTCGCTCGAAGGAGCGGCGGATCACTGGAATCACCGGGTCGATGAAGACTACTTCTCGCAGCCGGGCGCGCTCTTTCGCTTGATGAGCGCCAAACAGAAAAAAGCGCTTTTCGAAAATACGGCGCGAGCCATTGCCGGGGTGTCGAAGGACGTACAGCTGCGCCATATCGAGCATTGCACAAAGGCCGACCCGGCCTATGGAGCCGGTGTAAAGGCGGCGCTGGGGATTTAA
- a CDS encoding IlvD/Edd family dehydratase, which produces MSDKQKPLRRSQAWFGRLDRDGFLYRSWMKNRGIPHDQFDGRPVIGICNTYSELTPCNSHFRTLAEQVKIGVWESGGFPLEFPVMSLGETMLRPTAMLFRNLASMDVEESIRGNPLDGVVLLMGCDKTTPALMMGAASCDLPTIGVSGGPMLSGKYRGGELGSGTDVWRMSEEVRAGQMSQEDFFEAESCMHRSHGHCMTMGTASTMASMVEALGISLPGNAAIPAVDARRNVLARASGRRIVEMVKQDLVMSKILTRAAFENAIRVNAAIGGSTNAVIHLLAIAGRMGVKLNLDDWDELGHKLPCLVDLQPSGRHLMEDFYYAGGLPAVIRELGEVIDRTTLTVNGNTLWDNCKDAPNWNREVIHAYSDPFKADAGIAILRGNLCPDGAVIKPSAATPALLKHKGRAVVFENSEHMHERMDDENLDVDENCVLVLKNCGPKGYPGMAEAGNMPLPPKILRKGITDMVRISDARMSGTAYGTVVLHVAPEAAAGGPLALVQDGDIVELDVAARKLHLHVSDAELAKRRAAWKPAPAPMARGWVKLYVEHVQQANLGADLDFLVGKSGAGIPKDNH; this is translated from the coding sequence GTGAGCGATAAACAGAAGCCTTTGCGCCGCAGTCAGGCATGGTTCGGTCGGCTAGACCGCGATGGATTTCTTTATCGCTCATGGATGAAGAATCGCGGCATCCCCCACGATCAGTTCGACGGCCGGCCGGTGATCGGCATCTGCAATACCTATTCCGAACTCACACCATGCAATTCGCACTTCCGCACGCTGGCCGAACAGGTCAAGATCGGGGTTTGGGAATCGGGCGGATTTCCACTTGAATTTCCGGTCATGTCGCTGGGCGAGACCATGCTGCGGCCCACGGCCATGCTGTTTCGCAATCTCGCCAGCATGGATGTCGAGGAATCGATACGCGGCAATCCGCTCGACGGCGTCGTGCTGCTGATGGGCTGCGACAAAACCACGCCCGCCCTGATGATGGGCGCGGCTTCCTGTGACCTGCCCACTATTGGTGTATCGGGGGGGCCCATGCTTAGCGGCAAGTATCGCGGGGGCGAGCTGGGTTCGGGCACCGACGTATGGAGAATGTCCGAGGAAGTGCGCGCCGGGCAAATGTCGCAAGAGGATTTTTTCGAGGCCGAAAGCTGCATGCATCGTTCGCACGGCCATTGCATGACCATGGGTACGGCTTCAACCATGGCCAGCATGGTCGAAGCCCTGGGCATAAGCCTGCCGGGCAATGCGGCCATTCCCGCCGTCGACGCGCGCCGCAATGTGTTGGCGCGCGCATCGGGGCGGCGCATCGTCGAGATGGTCAAGCAGGATCTGGTCATGTCGAAGATCCTCACGCGCGCCGCGTTCGAGAACGCCATTCGCGTCAACGCCGCGATTGGCGGCTCGACCAATGCGGTCATCCATCTGCTGGCGATTGCGGGACGCATGGGCGTCAAGCTGAACCTCGACGACTGGGACGAACTGGGCCACAAGCTGCCATGCCTGGTCGATCTGCAGCCTTCCGGGCGCCACTTGATGGAAGATTTTTATTACGCCGGTGGCTTGCCCGCCGTGATTCGCGAATTGGGCGAGGTCATCGATCGCACCACCCTGACGGTCAACGGCAACACCTTGTGGGATAACTGCAAAGACGCGCCCAACTGGAACCGCGAAGTCATACACGCCTACTCCGATCCGTTCAAGGCCGATGCCGGCATTGCCATACTGCGCGGCAATCTGTGCCCCGACGGAGCCGTCATCAAGCCGTCGGCGGCCACACCTGCCTTGCTCAAGCACAAAGGCCGTGCCGTTGTATTCGAAAATAGCGAGCACATGCACGAGCGCATGGACGACGAAAACCTGGACGTCGACGAGAATTGCGTGCTGGTGCTGAAGAACTGCGGGCCCAAAGGTTATCCGGGTATGGCCGAAGCGGGCAATATGCCTTTGCCGCCCAAGATTCTGCGCAAGGGAATCACCGACATGGTCCGGATTTCCGACGCGCGCATGAGCGGCACCGCCTATGGCACGGTGGTCTTGCACGTTGCGCCCGAAGCCGCCGCCGGCGGCCCGCTGGCGCTGGTTCAAGATGGCGATATCGTCGAGCTCGATGTGGCGGCGCGCAAACTGCATCTGCATGTCTCGGATGCCGAGCTTGCGAAGCGGCGCGCTGCATG